In the genome of Clostridia bacterium, the window ATATGAGCAAATACCTACATAAGTCCACTACCTGCAATCGCATAAAAAAACAGGGCTTATGCCCTGTTAATCACCTTTTTTCCCATCTTTATTTTCTTTGTCCTTGCCATCTCTTTCACCGCTGTTATCCTTGTCCTTTGCCTCATCATTATTGACTTGGCCATCTGCTCCATTATTCTGCTTGTCTTTATCTACATTCTCTTGCTCACTGTCTTTATCCCCGTTGCCTTCGTTTTCTTTGTCTTCTTTTACTTTATCTTCTTTTTTATTTTTATCATTATTGCCTTTGTTTGAAGTGGAAGCATTATCCTTTTTTACTGCAGCTGCTGGCTTAGGCTTATCACTTCCATTATTATCCTTTTTAGCTTTGGAATCAAATTTTGCAGCTTCTTTATCTTCCTTCTTATCGCTATCCTTATTGGTTATGGATTGCTCTTCCTTGTCTTTTTTATCTTTATCCTTTTCCGCTGCCATTACAGCCTTTCTACCTTCGTTTATTAGATGAACAACTTCTCTTACAGACATATTCCTTACTTCTTCATCCTTGATCTCCGGGCTTACTTCTCTCAGCCTGTCTGCAAGTATCTCTTTCCCTGGAGACATCTTGTTGGATAAAGCTTCTTTATAGCTCTTTACACTTGCTTTTTCAACCATGACTCCAAAGTTATTATTGACCTTGGATAGCTGATTGGTTGCAGCTATTGTCACCATATCTGCCAATTCTTCTTCCTGCTTGAGATTCTTTGCAGATACTACAACCATTATCTGGTTCTCCATCTGCTCATCTATATAGCCCTCTTCAGAAGCACTTTTTATTATAGCGGAAAGTGCATCATCTATATCCTTATTCTTCAAGCCCTTTGTATTCTTTATCAAGTTAACCGCATCTTCATTAAGAGGGTTTACTGATATTACCCTTTCAAACCTGTTGAGGGATAATGCGATGCTGGGGTTTATATCCACGCTGACATAGCTGTATGGCGTATAATACGCATATACTCCCGTAGACAGGAATATGCATGCAAGGAAACATGCAGCTATTGATGCCAGCCTTCTGTATGTCAAATTTATCTTCTGGGGTTTCAGTTCTATTTCATCACCTATTCCCAACGAAAGCTGTCTTTTGACTTTTATAAAATCTCCCTTGTCAGTTAAAACTATCATTTGTTTTTTATCTATCTCTGCAACTATTGCTTTCACTTTTTCCACCCCCAGTCTATGAACTCCCTTATACAGTAGTAGTCTCCTGTCAATATTATCATTGCTGCTACTACATAATTTCGTGACCGTTCAATAGTTTTCCGGGGTAATTTTGTGCCTTCCTCAATTTCTGCTATAGGAAGATACAGCTTGGCCTTAATTTTTTTGACCAGCTCGGGTCTGTCGATTATGTACTTGACTATATCTAAATATGAGCTTTTCGTGCCTATATGCTTAGGAGAACTCTTTGCTACATCATCAAGCTTCAGCCCCCATGTGGAAAGCTCCTCCTTAAGCTGTACAAGCTCCTGTCTTCTAAGCTGGTTTATCTCTTCCTGATAATATTTATCCTGAGCTTCCTCGGCAGCTATAACATAGTCAAAGACCTCCTCAGCACCAGCTTCCTCAGTAGAGAATTCATTCATATATGTTATTACCTGATGCTTTTTTTCCTTCCGGTAATAATCAATGAGCCTTTTTCGTATTATGTTCTGGGCAAAGCTCAAAAAGTTCCCTTTTTGCTGGTCATAATGAATTATGGCTTCATCAAATGCCATTAAGGCAATACTAAGCTCCTCATCCTGGCCATAGGAAACATACCTGCCCGTCACCTTTTCAACGGCGGCTGCGATAAAGGGTCTGTATTCTTCTATGAAAGTATTCTTTTCATCTTTTGTAAGCTTGATATGCATTACTCTTTCATTTATCGATTTATAAAACATATTTCACCCCAAAATTTTCACAAAACACCAAAATTTCCTAAAGTGCTTACGAATATTATATAATATATACAAAACTTACCTTTATTCAATTATACATGAAGTGTCCATACAATATAAGAGGCACAAAATGGTAATTGAGAACTATTTATTTTTTTTATGGGAGGAATGGATTATGGCTGTAAGGAATTGCCCCATCTGCAGCAGGATTTTTGAGGATATGGGAGCACAGGAGGTATGTGGAAGCTGTTACACCGAAAACGAAAGTGATATCAATAAAGTAAAGGATTATCTGTACTTGCATCCCAACAATAGCATAATTGAGGTCTCAGAAGCCACTGGAGTATCCATTCAGAAGCTGAAGAGGTTTCTTCAAAGTGAGCGGCTGGTATCTATAGAAAAGACTTCACTGTAGCAGTGAAGCCTTTTCTTTTTTAATCCGCCTATTAATATTCAAGTATTTCACCGTTCCAGAAGAGATATATGTACCTTCCCGCTATTTCCTTGCCGGTTATCTGCTTTAAAGCTCTTGCATAATACTCAAGCTGAGTCCTGTACTTTTCTTTTATCTGTTCAATATCCCCATCCGGTACATAGTCGGTCTTGTAATCAACCAGCACCAGCTTTCCTTCTTCCTCGAAGTAGCAGTCGATAATACCCTGAAGTACGATTGTTTCCTCCTCATACCCCTCTTTAGGAAGACTGCTAAATACCTCGGAGCATTCCACTTCCATAGTAAAGGGCATTTCTCTATGCAGCTTGCCAGAATTAATCATCCTTTTACCCAAGGCTGACTGCATAAAACTCAGTAGCTTACGGATGTTTACATTCTGCGCCTGTACGTCTGTCAAAAGCTCAGCTGCTACCATACCTTCCACTTGAATTCTAATGCTGCCTTCAGAGATTTCTCCGCCAAAGTCCATATGCTGCAGCACAAAGTGCATCAGCGAGCCCTTTTCTGCAGCAGTCATCTCTGTTGCTTCCTCCAGGAATCGCGGTCTTTGCTTGATGCTTGGGGCTGTTTGCATATTGTACTCATCAGACGCGACCGTATCAAAGTACCGCTTCAGCTCTGTAACGGTGACTTTTACCGGCAGCCTCTCATAAGCAGAATAAGGATATTTCCACTCCAGCCTTTTTATGATTTCAGCATAGGAATCAGCTGCAGACTCTGCCGAGGCCAGGGCCACTTCCCCTATCAGTTCTTCTTCATTATGCTCTTCAAGCTTTATATCCCTCAATACCTCATCTCTGTCCCATAGCTTTATATCCCATCTGGAGCTGTCACTTACCCCACAGAGATCCTGCTGTTCCATGCCCAGCTTTTCTGCCAGCTGCCCTGAAGGGTGCCTCATGAGAGCTGTGCAAATCCAGTCCATATAGCACTTTCCCTTTAAAACATCATATTCAGGCACCTTTAGAGACTTGGCTCTGCTGCTTTTCCACCTGGAGGCGCTTTTTTTCGGATCATTTACGGTGCCGGTTATAATAAGCTTCTCTTTAGCTCTTGTAAAGGCAACATACAGTATCCTCATCTCTTCAGAGAGGCTTTCAAGTCTTATCTTGTATTTCAAAGCCTGCTTGAATATCGAAGGGTACCATATCCTCCGCTTGTAGTCTATAAAGTCAGGTCCTATACCCAAATCATGATGCAACAATATGCCCTTTGTTGCATCAGTGAGGTTAAAGCCCTTCCCGGCACCGCAGACAAATACTATCGGAAATTCCAGTCCCTTGCTCTTGTGTATGCTCATTATCCTTACAACATTATCCTTCTCTCCAAGGGTTTTAGCGCTTCCCATATCTCCCTGGCTGCCTTTCAGCTTGTTTATGAAGCTTATGAAGTTGAAAAGCCCCTTAAAGCTTGACTCTTCATACTGTCTTGCCCTGTCAAAAAGCATCCTGAGGTTGGCCTGCCTTTTAACACCAACCGGCATTGCACCCACGAAGCTGTAATACCCCGTATCATTGTACAGATACCATATAAGCTCATCAGTGGAAAGGTAAAGGGACTTTTCTCTCCACTTGTTTAGTCTTTCTATAAACCCCGCTGACTTGCTCCCCAGCTCCCCTTCTATTGCAGCAGCTTTAATCATTGCTTCGTAGAAAGTCACCTCCCGGTCGCAGAGCCTTATGTCAATAAGCTCCTCTGTGGAAAAACCCGCTATAGGAGATCTTAGAACCGCGAGTATCGGGATATCCTGCAGGGGATTATCAATAATCTGGAGCAGTGATAATATCGTTGATATCTCGATGGTCCTGAAGTATCCGCTTCCTGTATCGGCATACACAGGAATTCCATGCATGCCCAACTCTTCAGCAAACACATCAGCCCAGTTCTTCGTTGTTCTCATAAGTATTACTACATCGCTGAAACGGGCTGGCCTGTATTTCTTAGTATCCTTGTCAAGCACCATAAAACCCGGGCTGGACTCTGTAACAAGCTCCTTTATCCTTTTAGCCGCCACTCTTGCTTCGCACTGCATGGAATCCGGCTTATCCTCAATATCTATGTCCAAGGTCAAGCCAGCCCCCTCTGAGTCATCAAAGCTTTCATCCGTACCTTCAGCTTCTGTGGCTGCAGCTTCCCTGCCATCTATTATATGAAGCTCAACTGGGCCTCCGAAGCTGTCCTCCGATACTTCAGGCAGCTCAAATGCCGCTCCGGCATTAAGCGCTTCCTTTTCTGTATAGTCAATGTCTCCCAAACTTTTGGACATTATCTGGCTGAATATATAGTTTACTCCGTTTATAATATCTTCCCTGCTTCTGAAGTTCTTGTACAGCAGAATTTTCCTATACTTGGAATTTGCATCTCCAGAGTATGTGTCATATTTTTTCAGGAACAATTCGGGTTTTGCCTGTCTGAACCGGTAAATGCTCTGCTTCACATCACCTACCATGAATATGTTAGGCTCACCTGCCTCCTCCCTGGAAACCATGCCAAGTATTACTTCCTGTGTCAGATTACTGTCCTGGTATTCGTCAATATATATTTCTTCGAAACGCTCTCTTAGTCCAAGTGCCGCCTGAGTTGCAGAAGCCTTTCCGTCCTCTTCCCTGCTTGTCAGAACCTTCAGGCAGAAATGCTCCAAATCATTGAAATCAATTACACCCTTCTGCTTTTTCTTATCCTGATACATCGCTGCAAATTCCAATACAAGATTACCCAGGCTTTCCATTATAGGATGCAGTTGTCTTAAGTCGGAGGTCAGTTCTCCTGAGCTTCCGCTTATAAGCTCCTTCTTGAGCTTGTTAAGCTTGCCCTTGACATCATCCCTGATTCCTTTGACTTCCTCCTGTGCAAGGAGGTCTATTTCTTTGCCGCATCTGGGCATACGTGCGAACTCGAGATTCTTGAATTCTTCATAAAGTGCATCCCAGCAGCCGCCTTCACCGCAACCCCTCGAAATCATGGCTTTTACCCTCAAGCTATCCTCCTGCAAAACAGGAATATACGGCGACAGCCCCTGTGCCCTCTCTGCTGTTGCTAAAGCGCCTTCCAGTACACTCTGAAGTCCTGACAACTCCAATGTAATATTCTCTATCAGTACCCTTGCCCATTTTGTGCTTCCAAAGTCCATTCCATCAGGCGCATTGAAGGCCTCTACCGCATCCTTCAGCCAGACCTCCGGCCATGGATGGCTTTGGACAAACTCATAAATTGTCAAGACCAAGTCCATTAGCTTCTTATCATCTCGATTGCCGCCATAGCATTCCACCAGGCTCAGAAAAGCTTCGGTACAGTTTTCCGGCTCATACTTTGACTCAATAAGCTCCTCCAGTGCTTCTATTTGAAGCAGCACGGCTTCTGTATCATCTGCTATCCTGAATGCGGGGTCCAAATCTATTGTATGAAAGTTATTCCTTATCACATCAAG includes:
- a CDS encoding anti-sigma factor domain-containing protein; translated protein: MKAIVAEIDKKQMIVLTDKGDFIKVKRQLSLGIGDEIELKPQKINLTYRRLASIAACFLACIFLSTGVYAYYTPYSYVSVDINPSIALSLNRFERVISVNPLNEDAVNLIKNTKGLKNKDIDDALSAIIKSASEEGYIDEQMENQIMVVVSAKNLKQEEELADMVTIAATNQLSKVNNNFGVMVEKASVKSYKEALSNKMSPGKEILADRLREVSPEIKDEEVRNMSVREVVHLINEGRKAVMAAEKDKDKKDKEEQSITNKDSDKKEDKEAAKFDSKAKKDNNGSDKPKPAAAVKKDNASTSNKGNNDKNKKEDKVKEDKENEGNGDKDSEQENVDKDKQNNGADGQVNNDEAKDKDNSGERDGKDKENKDGKKGD
- the addA gene encoding helicase-exonuclease AddAB subunit AddA; this encodes MNKVSKWTDEQARAISEDRCNLLVAAAAGAGKTAVLVERIIRKITSPDATVDIDRLLVVTFTNAAAAEMRERIGAALSKVLDEAQKDKGLDTKNLQRQLALLGKASITTIHSFCLDVIRNNFHTIDLDPAFRIADDTEAVLLQIEALEELIESKYEPENCTEAFLSLVECYGGNRDDKKLMDLVLTIYEFVQSHPWPEVWLKDAVEAFNAPDGMDFGSTKWARVLIENITLELSGLQSVLEGALATAERAQGLSPYIPVLQEDSLRVKAMISRGCGEGGCWDALYEEFKNLEFARMPRCGKEIDLLAQEEVKGIRDDVKGKLNKLKKELISGSSGELTSDLRQLHPIMESLGNLVLEFAAMYQDKKKQKGVIDFNDLEHFCLKVLTSREEDGKASATQAALGLRERFEEIYIDEYQDSNLTQEVILGMVSREEAGEPNIFMVGDVKQSIYRFRQAKPELFLKKYDTYSGDANSKYRKILLYKNFRSREDIINGVNYIFSQIMSKSLGDIDYTEKEALNAGAAFELPEVSEDSFGGPVELHIIDGREAAATEAEGTDESFDDSEGAGLTLDIDIEDKPDSMQCEARVAAKRIKELVTESSPGFMVLDKDTKKYRPARFSDVVILMRTTKNWADVFAEELGMHGIPVYADTGSGYFRTIEISTILSLLQIIDNPLQDIPILAVLRSPIAGFSTEELIDIRLCDREVTFYEAMIKAAAIEGELGSKSAGFIERLNKWREKSLYLSTDELIWYLYNDTGYYSFVGAMPVGVKRQANLRMLFDRARQYEESSFKGLFNFISFINKLKGSQGDMGSAKTLGEKDNVVRIMSIHKSKGLEFPIVFVCGAGKGFNLTDATKGILLHHDLGIGPDFIDYKRRIWYPSIFKQALKYKIRLESLSEEMRILYVAFTRAKEKLIITGTVNDPKKSASRWKSSRAKSLKVPEYDVLKGKCYMDWICTALMRHPSGQLAEKLGMEQQDLCGVSDSSRWDIKLWDRDEVLRDIKLEEHNEEELIGEVALASAESAADSYAEIIKRLEWKYPYSAYERLPVKVTVTELKRYFDTVASDEYNMQTAPSIKQRPRFLEEATEMTAAEKGSLMHFVLQHMDFGGEISEGSIRIQVEGMVAAELLTDVQAQNVNIRKLLSFMQSALGKRMINSGKLHREMPFTMEVECSEVFSSLPKEGYEEETIVLQGIIDCYFEEEGKLVLVDYKTDYVPDGDIEQIKEKYRTQLEYYARALKQITGKEIAGRYIYLFWNGEILEY
- the sigI gene encoding RNA polymerase sigma-I factor, whose protein sequence is MFYKSINERVMHIKLTKDEKNTFIEEYRPFIAAAVEKVTGRYVSYGQDEELSIALMAFDEAIIHYDQQKGNFLSFAQNIIRKRLIDYYRKEKKHQVITYMNEFSTEEAGAEEVFDYVIAAEEAQDKYYQEEINQLRRQELVQLKEELSTWGLKLDDVAKSSPKHIGTKSSYLDIVKYIIDRPELVKKIKAKLYLPIAEIEEGTKLPRKTIERSRNYVVAAMIILTGDYYCIREFIDWGWKK